Sequence from the Nasonia vitripennis strain AsymCx chromosome 5, Nvit_psr_1.1, whole genome shotgun sequence genome:
GGACCCTTAAGCGCGCTTCCGAGGACAAAGGGCACTCATTAAATAATATGACtacacgtaattttttcagcgTTGTGTAAAGTTACTccgatttttttcgtttacGATATATTATACAGATTCTACCTATGTGTgcgtcatatatatatatatatatatatatacacgcacacacacacacgcttccGAAAGCCCTCGAAATAATAAACCTTTTAGCAAATTATAATTCATTACTTTTCGTACAATGAAAGTTAACATATTTATTTGCGtagaaataatcaaaataacgTCCGGATTTTTTAATGGAAGatcatttattaatattttttgtcttctgtgtacatacatataatagattaaaaatataataatagatagTTTTATGCATCATAGGGGGCCTTAGAAACTGTACTTTAACCTACACGTCCATTACGTGTATAATGTATAAGAGTTCTTTTCTCATTTCAAGTATATAAATGAgaatgataaaataattagGATAACTAGATCGAAAAAGTAGGGTGCTATCACGAATAAGCTATAAGCACTACTGTATGTTATAAAAGTACACCGATAtctgtatacaaattttaatttttcaatcatttttaataattaaaattaatatatcgaattgaataaacaatatttataaaaactatatCCTAGCTTAATTATACGCACCTATTAAGAAATGTACTGTAAATTTTAGCATATTTTAGTAcaaatatataagtatacaacaaaccaaattttttttaattcaaaaaaacTACAtctaatgaagaaaataaagttttgatgaatgttattaaatataataagtatacttgggaaattaaaatttgtatatagatgaagacatttttttattcgtataTTATATTTCGTATCATATACTtgtagataaaaaaaaaacagatttgACACTgataattttaatagataTACATTGATGTAATATGACGTATATTTACTGTTTATTGGATGATTAGTATAACTAAATGTATGTACCTAATGCATACACGTGAAAAATTGCACACAATGTATAATTATGTGACAAAACacaattattattcttttgaaccccgcgtaaaaatattatatgagatctcatatgacTGAAATTCGTACTGAGATCTACATGATATCTATATGAGATGCGATCTCATGTAagatctcatataatattttcacgcGGGACGCCATCGTTCTCTATactgattattaattttgtatttaaatttacattaaagttaagttaaatttattatattgtaatGTTTCATTATTTTGCACACAAGAAACTAACCCTTTTACTGCTACAtgcaattataattataagctcatgaatcaacatttttttgtatttcttaataaaaatcaaataaaaattttctttataataAGTAAGAAGCTACTTTTTTGTTACTGATAAAAACCGTATAGTAGAAAAACTTTCATGGATGCTTAATGAATCtctgaataattttttacaaaactcAAATGTACTCTGTAACAGAGTGAAAGGgttaaaaaatacagaaaGTACCATCAAagtgctttttttcttttcattcaTTCCTATTTCTTTTACTTCCATTAAATAGAATAGTTGATAactggaaaaattaattaattgagatcatttcataaaataaCTTTGAGTCACTGCTATATGACACACATgagtaaaataaaagaattcataaaatatttattaagtaTACTCTAATAaacagtttttattttaatgaatttagaaaaattgaatataaagataaatattattttacattaaatacatatattttgttgtattgatagataattaattttgaacatagaatatttacagcttttatacattattgaaaaataaaaattgaaatttcatttaaatagtagtaattgataaaagtatatcaAGTAACCACAATTGTTGATTATGAAAATGTACATTGCAAAAGTAAGTAGGAACTACAAACATTCAATTTTCCTAGAAATTACATGatatattttactttattttatgtttcttGGTTTAGTTTTTTCAGAAGACTTGGCATTATTTGTTACTGTTTCTTCTGAAGGATCTGCATCCAAACTAACAGCTAGAAGACTTTCTACAAGTTTACCATatgttttcttctcttttcttttcaaggttttactttttttcagtTTAATTTTGTGATTCAATCTTAGGGCTTCTGTTTTTGTGCAGTAAGAAAATTTATGATCCTTTGATCTATGAtgtcctttttcttttttgcatttactaTGCATTTTCACAGGCTCTGTTTGATCACCATTTGGAACACAGTTTAAAGATGGATTATTATCAACCACAATAGAAGTCGTCAATTCTAATAAACTTctatgttttttaaattttttagttGATGGCTCCATTGGTGTATCATTGTTTAATTGAATATCATTAATAACATTGCCTGCAATTTCTTGGTCCCGTTTTCTTTtagacttttttttcttactcttacatttttttcttggtTCTTTTTCTTCCATTGTCTCTTGCTCACTTTTCGTCGCATCATCTTCAATCATGCAAGACTTTGTTAATTGTTGACTTAAAttgtgtatttttcttttaacttTTTTACAGGTTTTTTTAGATGGTTTATAATCATTGTCAGACTTTGTTGTTGAAAGTACCACACAATCATCATTTGCTTCTAcaataatttcatttttgacTTCAAATATACAATGCTCCATTTCgatatctctcttttttttcttttttctctttaattTAGTTTCATTTTTGTCTGAACTTTCAACTTTAGACTTTAAATATCCAGCagcaataaattgtttttcttGTTCAGCTATTCGAGCAAGCTTACCATTTAATGTTAAACCATGTCTAGCCCCTTTATGAGCTGTTCTACCACCACAAGCCTTAAAAAGTTCTTCGTCTGACATTTTAGTAACACTTTGAATATCTGTGGGTTCCTCTTCAGTTGGTTGACACGAGCTGTCTTTAATCAGGTTTCCATCCTGTAATGTGGAggttttta
This genomic interval carries:
- the LOC100679571 gene encoding G patch domain-containing protein 4 encodes the protein MSDFAKAQLLKYGWTEGKGLGKNENGIAEALRPKLKFDTSGVGHKDLEFEWWESVYDKALKNIVLDKESDKVSIKVAKENAFNISSTKYGLDVSKKKHSLHYGKFLKTSTLQDGNLIKDSSCQPTEEEPTDIQSVTKMSDEELFKACGGRTAHKGARHGLTLNGKLARIAEQEKQFIAAGYLKSKVESSDKNETKLKRKKKKKRDIEMEHCIFEVKNEIIVEANDDCVVLSTTKSDNDYKPSKKTCKKVKRKIHNLSQQLTKSCMIEDDATKSEQETMEEKEPRKKCKSKKKKSKRKRDQEIAGNVINDIQLNNDTPMEPSTKKFKKHRSLLELTTSIVVDNNPSLNCVPNGDQTEPVKMHSKCKKEKGHHRSKDHKFSYCTKTEALRLNHKIKLKKSKTLKRKEKKTYGKLVESLLAVSLDADPSEETVTNNAKSSEKTKPRNIK